A single genomic interval of Cupriavidus sp. MP-37 harbors:
- a CDS encoding FAD-binding oxidoreductase encodes MSGLLQKELGVIEDSYYEASVARPAPSPPLQGRTEAEVCVVGGGYAGLSCALELAARGFHVALLEAQRIGWGASGRNGGQAIVGFGAEGEGAIERQCPAEVAQAAWNASVDGMRLLEQRIAAYGIACDHVRGYMTLAPRAHKVEGLRRWVRHMHERYDYPLEWVERAELGRHVDSDRFVAGAYDPHSGHLHPLKYCLGLGEAARRHGVEVFENSAAYRVQRDRAPVVKTAEGEVRCRQVVLAGNVYLGEFGDHLAPEIAARIMPVGTYMIATEPMDAQRASALMPSRVAVSDNNLIVDYFRLSADNRLLFGAGETFSARPPGNLVQRIRARMLQVFPQTADLNIDYSWGGFVDITMNRAPDLGRIGTNLYYAQGFSGHGLSFAGMAGKLIAEAMSGDASRFDVFTRIRHHRFPGGALFRTPALVLGMWYYKLRDLL; translated from the coding sequence ATGTCGGGACTGCTGCAAAAGGAACTGGGAGTCATCGAGGACTCCTACTACGAGGCCAGCGTCGCGCGGCCGGCGCCAAGCCCGCCGCTGCAGGGGCGCACTGAGGCGGAGGTGTGCGTGGTGGGCGGCGGCTATGCCGGGCTGTCGTGCGCGCTGGAGCTGGCCGCGCGCGGCTTTCATGTCGCGCTGCTCGAGGCGCAGCGGATCGGCTGGGGCGCGTCCGGGCGCAATGGCGGCCAGGCGATCGTCGGCTTCGGCGCGGAAGGCGAGGGCGCGATCGAGCGCCAGTGCCCGGCCGAGGTGGCGCAGGCGGCCTGGAACGCATCGGTCGACGGCATGCGCCTGCTGGAGCAGCGCATCGCTGCCTACGGCATCGCCTGCGACCACGTGCGCGGCTACATGACGCTGGCGCCGCGGGCACACAAGGTGGAGGGCCTGCGCCGCTGGGTGCGCCATATGCACGAGCGCTATGACTATCCGCTCGAATGGGTCGAGCGCGCGGAGCTTGGCCGCCATGTCGACAGCGACCGCTTCGTCGCCGGCGCGTATGACCCGCACTCCGGCCACCTGCATCCGCTGAAGTACTGCCTGGGGCTGGGCGAGGCGGCGCGCCGGCACGGTGTCGAGGTGTTCGAGAACTCGGCCGCCTATCGCGTCCAGCGCGACCGGGCGCCGGTGGTGAAGACCGCGGAGGGCGAAGTGCGATGCCGCCAGGTGGTGCTGGCGGGCAACGTTTACCTGGGCGAGTTCGGCGACCATCTCGCGCCGGAAATCGCGGCGCGCATCATGCCGGTGGGGACCTACATGATCGCCACCGAGCCGATGGACGCGCAGCGCGCCAGCGCACTGATGCCGAGCCGGGTCGCGGTATCCGACAACAACCTGATCGTCGACTATTTCCGTCTCAGTGCCGACAACCGCTTGCTGTTCGGGGCGGGCGAAACCTTCAGCGCGCGCCCGCCGGGAAACCTGGTGCAGCGCATCCGCGCGCGGATGCTGCAGGTCTTTCCGCAGACCGCCGATCTGAATATCGATTACTCCTGGGGCGGCTTCGTCGATATCACCATGAACCGGGCGCCCGACCTGGGCCGCATCGGCACCAACCTCTACTATGCGCAGGGGTTCTCCGGACACGGGCTGTCGTTTGCCGGCATGGCCGGCAAACTGATTGCCGAGGCGATGAGCGGCGACGCCTCGCGCTTCGACGTCTTTACCCGCATCCGGCATCACCGCTTCCCCGGCGGCGCGCTGTTCAGGACCCCGGCGCTGGTGCTGGGGATGTGGTACTACAAGCTGCGCGACCTGCTGTAA
- a CDS encoding DUF1993 family protein, with protein MALSMYDVSIPPFIRALGNLDAILAKGAAHAQAQGMDPADLIQTRLIADMDPLPAQVQRASDAAKGCAARLAGIEVPSFADTETTFAELQDRIGRTIVFLEQVTPAQLEGSEQRVIELKLRQGPLRFDGKSYLLGFALPNFYFHVTTAYDILRHKGVQIGKRDYLGLK; from the coding sequence ATGGCACTTTCGATGTACGACGTTTCGATCCCCCCGTTTATCCGCGCGCTGGGCAACCTCGATGCGATCCTCGCCAAGGGCGCGGCGCACGCGCAGGCGCAGGGGATGGACCCGGCCGACCTGATCCAGACCCGCCTGATTGCCGATATGGACCCGCTGCCGGCGCAGGTGCAGCGCGCCAGCGATGCCGCCAAGGGCTGCGCGGCGCGGCTGGCCGGGATCGAGGTGCCGTCGTTTGCCGACACCGAAACGACCTTCGCCGAACTGCAGGACCGCATCGGCCGCACCATCGTGTTCCTGGAGCAGGTCACGCCGGCGCAGCTCGAAGGCAGCGAACAGCGCGTGATCGAACTGAAGCTGCGCCAGGGTCCGCTGCGCTTCGACGGCAAGTCCTACCTGCTTGGCTTTGCCTTGCCCAATTTCTATTTCCACGTGACCACCGCCTACGACATCCTGCGCCACAAGGGCGTGCAAATCGGCAAGCGCGATTATCTGGGCCTGAAGTAG
- the queE gene encoding 7-carboxy-7-deazaguanine synthase gives MTYAVKEIFYTLQGEGANAGRAAVFCRFAGCNLWSGREQDRASAVCQFCDTDFVGTDGTRGGKYRSAEELAAVVASEWPQGAGGKPLVVCTGGEPLLQLDAPLIDALHAQGFEIAIETNGTIAVPPGIDWVCVSPKMGSELVVTRGDELKVVIPQEGQDFAAYEKLDFRHFLVQAMDGPLARENTAAAVAFCQRHPRWRLSLQTHKLLGIR, from the coding sequence ATGACTTACGCCGTCAAGGAAATCTTCTATACGCTGCAGGGCGAAGGCGCCAACGCCGGCCGCGCCGCGGTGTTCTGCCGCTTTGCCGGCTGCAACCTGTGGAGCGGCCGCGAGCAGGACCGCGCCAGCGCGGTGTGCCAGTTCTGCGATACGGATTTCGTTGGCACCGATGGCACGCGCGGCGGCAAGTACCGCTCGGCCGAGGAACTGGCGGCGGTGGTCGCGTCGGAGTGGCCGCAAGGCGCCGGCGGCAAGCCGCTGGTGGTCTGCACCGGCGGCGAGCCGCTGCTGCAGCTCGATGCACCGCTGATCGACGCGCTGCATGCGCAGGGCTTCGAGATCGCGATCGAGACCAACGGCACCATTGCCGTGCCGCCCGGCATCGACTGGGTCTGCGTCAGCCCCAAGATGGGTTCGGAACTGGTGGTCACGCGCGGCGATGAGCTGAAGGTGGTGATCCCGCAGGAAGGGCAGGACTTCGCCGCATACGAGAAGCTTGATTTCCGCCATTTCCTGGTGCAGGCCATGGATGGGCCGCTGGCGCGGGAAAATACCGCCGCCGCGGTGGCCTTCTGCCAGCGCCACCCGCGCTGGCGGCTGTCGCTGCAGACCCACAAGCTGCTGGGCATCCGCTGA
- the ldcA gene encoding muramoyltetrapeptide carboxypeptidase, translating into MSTPNPRPHTEVRLIASSGYPHDVAIAARGCAWLKHHGYHMTNPDVLARRYLRFGGTDAERLADLHAIGTGVPHELTLAVRGGYGIARLLAQVDFARIAEQARASGTPIVGHSDFTAFQLAYLAATGGVTFAGPMLLADFGAEAVDPYMWEHFEGILRNPAYRVDIAAPQSGGQPFSGSVEGTLWGGNLAMLCSLLGTPFMPRVQGGVLFLEDINEPPYRVERMLVQLQQAGVLGAQRAIVLGDFSNYRVTDYDNGYDMDAVVAYLREQLPVPVLTGLPFGHCARKLTLPVGAQVRLSARADGFAMAFSGYPVLPPLA; encoded by the coding sequence ATGAGCACGCCTAACCCCAGGCCGCATACCGAAGTCCGACTGATCGCCTCGTCCGGGTACCCGCACGATGTCGCCATCGCCGCGCGCGGCTGTGCCTGGCTCAAGCACCATGGCTACCACATGACCAATCCGGACGTGCTGGCGCGGCGCTATCTGCGCTTCGGCGGCACCGACGCGGAGCGGCTGGCCGACCTGCACGCGATCGGCACCGGCGTGCCGCATGAATTGACGCTGGCGGTGCGCGGCGGCTACGGCATCGCCCGGCTGCTGGCGCAGGTCGACTTTGCCCGCATCGCCGAACAGGCGCGTGCCAGCGGCACGCCCATCGTCGGCCACAGCGACTTCACCGCCTTCCAGCTGGCCTACCTGGCGGCCACCGGCGGCGTCACCTTTGCCGGGCCGATGCTGCTGGCCGACTTCGGCGCCGAAGCCGTCGACCCCTATATGTGGGAGCACTTCGAAGGCATCCTGCGCAACCCTGCCTACCGCGTCGACATCGCCGCGCCGCAGTCCGGCGGCCAGCCGTTCTCCGGCAGCGTCGAGGGCACGCTGTGGGGCGGCAACCTGGCGATGCTGTGCAGCCTGCTGGGCACGCCGTTCATGCCGCGGGTGCAGGGCGGCGTGCTGTTTCTGGAAGACATCAACGAGCCGCCGTACCGGGTCGAGCGCATGCTGGTCCAGCTGCAGCAGGCCGGCGTGCTGGGGGCGCAGCGGGCCATCGTGCTGGGCGATTTCTCCAACTACCGCGTTACCGACTACGACAACGGCTACGACATGGATGCGGTGGTGGCCTATCTGCGCGAGCAGCTGCCGGTGCCGGTGCTGACCGGCCTGCCGTTCGGGCATTGCGCGCGCAAGCTGACGCTGCCGGTCGGGGCGCAGGTGCGGCTGTCGGCACGTGCCGACGGCTTCGCCATGGCGTTTTCGGGCTATCCGGTGCTGCCGCCGCTGGCCTGA
- a CDS encoding FAD-dependent oxidoreductase has product MTLSYWAAGTTLSSPPLDGDAVCDACVIGAGIAGLSVAYELAAAGLAVVVIDADGPGAGETGRTTAHLMTAFDDYFFYIERHLGHRAARQIAQSHAAAVSRMESICAAESIDCDFRRVDGFLFAESSDGDDLLSRELDAAHRAGLDEVERASDVPTGKVALRSALRFPRQGQLHPLKYLGGLVEAIQRRGGKVYGKTRAMEVSDGHPATVRTASGARIQAGHVVVATNTPFIDRFAIHTKQAAYRTFVVGMKVPRGSMPLCQFWDTLDPYHYVRIAGDLDAGHQLLISGGEDHKVGQADDAGQRFARLVDWTRQRFPVVDEPVFAWSGQVMEPVDGVAFIGRNPGDANVYVVTGDSGNGMTHGAIAGMLIRDQITDRTNDWAELYDPSRKSVTAVVEYARENANVVARYADWLGQDEGVALDAIAPGEGHVTKAGGRHVAAFRDADGGLHTFDATCPHLKCLVQWNSLEQSFDCPCHGSRFGVDGSVLHGPAKSGLEPVSVTPDDQRQH; this is encoded by the coding sequence ATGACGCTTTCATACTGGGCAGCCGGGACCACCCTTTCCAGCCCGCCCCTGGACGGCGACGCGGTGTGCGACGCCTGCGTCATCGGCGCGGGCATCGCCGGGCTGTCGGTTGCCTATGAACTGGCCGCGGCCGGACTGGCCGTAGTCGTGATCGACGCGGACGGGCCTGGCGCCGGTGAAACCGGCAGGACCACGGCGCACCTGATGACGGCCTTCGACGATTATTTTTTCTACATCGAACGCCACCTCGGGCATCGGGCGGCGCGGCAGATCGCCCAGAGCCACGCAGCGGCGGTGTCGCGAATGGAGTCGATCTGCGCGGCCGAATCCATCGACTGCGATTTCCGGCGCGTGGACGGTTTCCTCTTTGCCGAATCGTCCGATGGCGATGATCTTTTGTCGCGGGAACTGGACGCGGCGCACCGGGCCGGGCTCGACGAAGTCGAGCGGGCCAGCGACGTGCCCACCGGCAAGGTGGCGCTGCGCTCGGCGCTGCGATTCCCGCGGCAGGGGCAGCTGCACCCGCTGAAGTACCTGGGCGGCCTGGTCGAGGCGATCCAGCGCCGTGGCGGCAAGGTCTACGGCAAGACCCGCGCCATGGAAGTCAGCGACGGCCACCCCGCTACCGTGCGCACGGCCAGCGGCGCGCGCATCCAGGCTGGCCACGTCGTCGTCGCCACCAATACGCCGTTTATCGACCGCTTTGCCATCCATACCAAGCAGGCCGCGTACCGGACCTTTGTGGTCGGCATGAAAGTGCCGCGCGGCAGCATGCCGCTGTGCCAGTTCTGGGACACGCTCGATCCCTACCATTACGTGCGCATTGCCGGCGATCTCGATGCCGGCCACCAGCTGCTGATCAGCGGCGGCGAAGACCACAAGGTCGGCCAGGCCGACGATGCCGGGCAGCGCTTCGCCAGGCTGGTCGACTGGACCCGCCAGCGCTTCCCGGTGGTCGACGAACCCGTGTTCGCGTGGTCGGGCCAGGTGATGGAGCCGGTCGACGGGGTCGCCTTTATCGGCCGCAACCCGGGAGACGCCAATGTCTATGTCGTGACCGGTGATTCCGGCAATGGCATGACCCACGGCGCGATCGCCGGCATGCTGATCCGCGACCAGATCACCGACCGCACCAACGACTGGGCCGAGCTTTACGATCCGTCGCGCAAGTCGGTGACGGCCGTGGTCGAGTACGCGCGCGAGAACGCCAATGTGGTGGCCCGGTACGCCGACTGGCTCGGCCAGGACGAGGGCGTGGCGCTCGACGCCATCGCCCCGGGCGAAGGGCATGTGACCAAGGCCGGCGGCCGCCACGTGGCGGCCTTCCGCGATGCGGATGGCGGCCTGCACACCTTCGACGCGACCTGCCCGCACCTGAAATGCCTGGTCCAGTGGAACAGCCTGGAGCAATCCTTCGATTGCCCGTGCCATGGCTCGCGCTTCGGCGTCGACGGCTCGGTGCTGCATGGCCCGGCGAAAAGCGGACTGGAGCCGGTCAGCGTGACACCGGACGACCAGCGCCAGCATTGA
- the tadA gene encoding tRNA adenosine(34) deaminase TadA, with amino-acid sequence MSQPPLPPSPPLPLRAPRALPDDPAQAAERDARYMRAALEEARLAEAAGEVPVGAVVVWNDTIIARGHNLPIRSVDPSAHAEMQALRAAARVIGNYRMPECELYVTLEPCAMCSGAILHARLRHVVFGASDPKTGAAGSVLNLFEQAQLNHQTTIAGGVLADHCGQLLKDFFGARRRAQKAARQPAPAADPDQNHDTEA; translated from the coding sequence ATGAGCCAGCCGCCCTTGCCGCCATCGCCGCCCTTGCCATTGCGCGCGCCGCGCGCGCTGCCGGACGATCCGGCGCAGGCCGCCGAGCGCGACGCGCGCTACATGCGCGCCGCGCTCGAAGAGGCCCGCCTGGCCGAAGCCGCGGGCGAGGTGCCGGTCGGTGCCGTGGTGGTCTGGAACGACACCATCATCGCGCGTGGCCACAACCTGCCGATCCGCTCGGTCGATCCGTCGGCGCACGCCGAAATGCAGGCGCTGCGCGCCGCCGCCCGGGTCATCGGCAACTACCGCATGCCCGAGTGCGAGCTGTACGTGACGCTGGAGCCGTGCGCCATGTGCAGCGGCGCGATCCTGCACGCGCGGCTGCGCCATGTGGTGTTCGGCGCGAGCGATCCCAAGACCGGTGCCGCCGGCAGCGTGCTCAACCTGTTCGAGCAGGCGCAGCTCAACCACCAGACCACCATCGCCGGCGGGGTGCTGGCCGACCACTGCGGCCAGCTGCTGAAGGATTTCTTCGGCGCCCGGCGCCGCGCGCAGAAGGCCGCGCGCCAGCCGGCGCCGGCCGCCGACCCTGACCAGAACCACGATACCGAAGCATGA
- a CDS encoding 6-carboxytetrahydropterin synthase produces MSKQVSITRRLEFDSGHRIPNHCGQCRNIHGHRYRLDLTLSGEVLHREGASDDGMILDFGDIKALANEHLVSKWDHAFLIYRGDTALLNFLQSMEGHKTVVLDAIPTVENLAQVAFDILAPVFKDCFGHHLQLTRLVLFETPNCWAEVSAPAVLPAQD; encoded by the coding sequence ATGAGCAAACAAGTTTCCATCACCCGCCGGCTGGAGTTCGACTCCGGCCACCGCATCCCCAACCACTGCGGACAGTGCCGCAATATCCACGGCCACCGCTACCGGCTCGACCTGACGCTGTCGGGCGAGGTGCTGCATCGCGAGGGCGCGTCGGATGACGGCATGATCCTGGATTTCGGCGACATCAAGGCGCTTGCCAACGAGCACCTGGTCAGCAAGTGGGACCATGCCTTCCTGATCTACCGCGGCGACACCGCGCTGCTGAACTTCCTGCAATCGATGGAAGGGCACAAGACCGTGGTGCTCGACGCGATCCCGACGGTCGAAAACCTGGCCCAGGTGGCCTTCGACATCCTGGCGCCGGTGTTCAAGGACTGCTTCGGCCACCACCTGCAGCTGACCAGGCTGGTGCTGTTCGAAACGCCCAACTGCTGGGCCGAGGTCAGCGCGCCGGCGGTGTTGCCCGCGCAGGACTGA
- a CDS encoding DUF2239 family protein encodes MPAPHHFTTFDGHRRIASGPLPDNALALRRALDRGAAGPVLVFDDRTGRAIDLDTSGSEAEILERSALRAAQLAAPQPVAGEGGEAPAAAEPRGRGRPKLGVVSREVTLLPRHWEWLAAQPGGASVALRKLVEQARRDHAGKERSRAASERAYHFMVAIAGDLAGFEEASRALFANDLAAFASRIAAWPADVREHALRLAHSDA; translated from the coding sequence ATGCCAGCGCCTCACCACTTCACCACCTTCGACGGCCATCGCCGTATTGCCTCGGGTCCGCTGCCGGACAACGCGCTGGCGCTCAGGCGCGCGCTGGACCGTGGCGCCGCCGGGCCCGTGCTGGTGTTCGACGACCGCACCGGCCGCGCGATCGACCTGGATACCAGCGGCTCGGAGGCAGAGATCCTGGAGCGGTCGGCGCTGCGCGCGGCGCAGCTGGCCGCGCCGCAGCCGGTGGCAGGCGAGGGTGGCGAGGCCCCCGCCGCGGCCGAACCGCGCGGCCGCGGCCGGCCAAAGCTGGGTGTGGTGTCGCGCGAGGTGACGCTGCTGCCGCGCCACTGGGAATGGCTGGCCGCGCAGCCCGGCGGCGCCTCGGTGGCGCTGCGCAAGCTGGTCGAGCAGGCGCGCCGCGATCATGCCGGCAAGGAGCGCAGCCGCGCGGCCAGCGAGCGCGCCTATCACTTCATGGTGGCGATTGCCGGCGACCTGGCCGGTTTCGAGGAGGCGAGCCGGGCGCTGTTCGCCAACGACCTGGCCGCTTTCGCCAGCCGGATCGCGGCATGGCCGGCGGATGTGCGCGAACACGCGCTGCGGCTGGCGCACAGCGACGCCTGA
- a CDS encoding ABC-F family ATPase, translating into MLSTANITMQFGPKPLFENISVKFGEGNRYGLIGANGCGKSTFMKILGGDLEPSSGNVMLEPGIRLGKLRQDQFAYEDMRVLDVVMMGHTEMWAAAQERDAIYANPEATDEDYMKAAELEAKYAEYDGYTAEARAGELLLGVGIPTAQHQGPMSDVAPGWKLRVLLAQALFSNPDVLLLDEPTNNLDINTIRWLETVLNERNSTMIIISHDRHFLNSVCTHMADMDYGTLKVYPGNYDEYMEASMQARERQMAANARAKERISELQDFVRRFSANKSKARQATSRAKQIEKIKVEDIKPSSRQNPFIRFEFEKKLHNLAVEVEGITKSYDRKIIDNLSMAIQAGERVAIIGENGAGKTTLLRSLLNGAVQTGVQRGVEVDRGTVKWAENANVGYMPQDTYEEFPEDRDVMDWMSQWTQAGDDETSLRGTLGRLLFSADDIKKNVKVLSGGEKGRMIWGKLMLGRHNVLALDEPTNHMDMESIESMQIALDKFQGTLIFVSHDREFVSGLATRIIEVRTDGTLTDYLGTYDEYLQSQGIDG; encoded by the coding sequence GTGCTTTCTACCGCAAACATCACCATGCAGTTCGGCCCCAAGCCGTTGTTCGAGAATATCTCGGTCAAGTTCGGCGAGGGCAACCGCTACGGCCTGATCGGCGCGAACGGCTGCGGCAAGTCCACCTTCATGAAGATCCTCGGCGGCGACCTCGAGCCGTCGTCGGGCAACGTCATGCTGGAGCCGGGCATCCGCCTGGGCAAGCTGCGCCAGGACCAGTTCGCCTATGAAGACATGCGCGTGCTCGACGTGGTGATGATGGGCCACACCGAGATGTGGGCCGCCGCGCAGGAGCGCGACGCCATCTACGCCAACCCGGAAGCGACCGACGAAGACTACATGAAGGCCGCCGAGCTCGAGGCCAAGTACGCCGAATACGACGGCTACACCGCCGAGGCGCGCGCCGGCGAACTGCTGCTCGGCGTGGGCATCCCCACCGCACAGCACCAGGGCCCGATGAGCGACGTGGCGCCGGGCTGGAAGCTGCGCGTGCTGCTGGCGCAGGCGCTGTTCTCGAACCCGGACGTGCTGCTGCTGGACGAGCCCACCAACAACCTGGACATCAACACCATCCGCTGGCTGGAGACCGTGCTCAACGAGCGCAACTCCACCATGATCATCATCTCCCACGATCGCCACTTTCTGAACTCGGTCTGCACCCACATGGCCGACATGGACTACGGCACGCTCAAGGTCTACCCGGGCAACTACGACGAGTACATGGAAGCGTCGATGCAGGCCCGCGAGCGCCAGATGGCCGCCAACGCGCGCGCCAAGGAGCGCATCAGCGAGCTGCAGGACTTCGTGCGCCGCTTCTCGGCCAACAAGTCCAAGGCCCGCCAGGCCACCTCGCGCGCCAAGCAGATCGAGAAGATCAAGGTCGAGGACATCAAGCCGTCGTCGCGCCAGAACCCGTTCATCCGCTTCGAGTTCGAGAAGAAGCTGCACAACCTGGCGGTCGAGGTCGAAGGCATCACCAAGAGCTACGACCGCAAGATCATCGACAACCTGTCGATGGCGATCCAGGCCGGCGAGCGCGTCGCCATCATCGGCGAGAACGGCGCGGGCAAGACCACGCTGCTGCGCAGCCTGCTGAACGGCGCGGTGCAGACCGGCGTGCAGCGCGGCGTCGAGGTCGACCGCGGCACGGTCAAGTGGGCCGAGAACGCCAACGTCGGCTACATGCCGCAGGACACCTACGAGGAATTCCCGGAAGACCGCGACGTGATGGACTGGATGAGCCAGTGGACGCAGGCCGGCGATGACGAAACCTCGCTGCGCGGCACGCTGGGCCGCCTGCTGTTCTCGGCCGATGACATCAAGAAGAACGTCAAGGTGCTGTCCGGCGGCGAGAAGGGCCGCATGATCTGGGGCAAGCTGATGCTGGGCCGCCACAACGTGCTGGCGCTGGACGAGCCGACCAACCACATGGACATGGAGTCGATCGAATCGATGCAGATCGCGCTGGACAAGTTCCAGGGCACGCTGATCTTCGTCTCGCACGACCGCGAGTTCGTCAGCGGCCTGGCCACGCGCATTATCGAAGTGCGCACCGACGGCACGCTGACCGACTACCTGGGTACGTATGACGAGTACCTGCAGTCGCAGGGCATCGACGGCTGA
- a CDS encoding homospermidine synthase: protein MDAPATTFKKFGGLGGRMLIVGFGSIARSVVSVLLRHLDMTPGQITVVCPPANDTSVAQEYGIHVVFKALTEENHKQVLQDLVGEGDFLLNLSVNVSSEALVRYCWEHGVLYLDTSIEPWAGAATDPAAPLSRRSNYALREGVLAFRLDKRDGPTAILTQGANPGLVSALVKQALVNIAADNDVDHEAPASFEDWAALARQLDIRAIHIAEQDTQVGDRRKAANEFINTWSVDAFIEEGMQPAELGWGTHERHWPADARRHGFGSDAAVYLTRPGFGTRVRSWTPLGGPYHGFLITHGESISIADHLTLRDSGEVVYRPTVHYAYRPCDDALLSIDELMGNGGRKQDHQRILRDDIVAGMDELGVLLMGNARGAYWYGSRLTTEQARQLVEHNTATSLQVVAGILGGVVWALEHPRAGVVEPDDLDYEAVLRVARPYLGELVGVYGDWTPLAQHSPLYPEAGDEDPWQFVNVRVP from the coding sequence ATGGACGCCCCGGCAACCACATTCAAGAAGTTCGGCGGATTGGGCGGCCGCATGCTGATCGTCGGTTTCGGCAGCATCGCGCGATCCGTGGTGTCCGTGCTGCTGCGCCATCTCGACATGACTCCCGGGCAGATCACCGTGGTCTGTCCCCCTGCCAACGATACTTCCGTGGCCCAGGAGTATGGGATCCATGTCGTGTTCAAGGCGCTGACCGAGGAAAACCACAAGCAGGTGTTGCAGGACCTCGTCGGCGAGGGGGACTTCCTGCTGAACCTGTCGGTCAACGTCTCCAGCGAGGCGCTGGTGCGCTATTGCTGGGAGCACGGCGTGCTGTACCTGGATACCTCGATCGAGCCGTGGGCGGGCGCGGCCACGGATCCCGCGGCGCCGCTGTCGCGCCGCAGCAACTATGCCCTGCGCGAAGGCGTGCTGGCCTTCCGCCTCGACAAGCGCGACGGGCCCACCGCGATCCTGACGCAGGGCGCCAACCCGGGGCTGGTGTCGGCTCTGGTCAAGCAGGCGCTGGTCAATATCGCGGCGGACAACGACGTCGACCATGAAGCGCCGGCAAGCTTCGAGGACTGGGCGGCACTGGCGCGGCAGCTGGATATCCGTGCCATCCACATCGCCGAGCAGGACACGCAGGTCGGCGACCGGCGTAAAGCCGCCAATGAGTTCATCAACACGTGGTCGGTCGATGCCTTTATCGAGGAGGGGATGCAGCCGGCCGAACTCGGCTGGGGCACGCACGAACGGCACTGGCCGGCGGATGCGCGCCGGCACGGGTTCGGCTCGGATGCCGCGGTGTACCTGACGCGTCCCGGATTCGGCACGCGCGTGCGCAGCTGGACGCCGCTGGGCGGTCCTTACCACGGCTTCCTGATCACGCACGGCGAGTCGATTTCTATTGCCGATCACCTGACCCTGCGCGACAGCGGCGAAGTCGTGTACCGGCCGACGGTGCACTATGCCTACCGCCCCTGCGACGACGCGCTGCTGTCGATCGACGAACTGATGGGCAATGGCGGCCGCAAGCAGGACCACCAGCGCATCCTGCGCGACGACATCGTCGCCGGCATGGACGAGCTCGGGGTATTGCTGATGGGCAATGCGCGCGGCGCTTACTGGTACGGCTCCCGGCTGACCACGGAACAGGCCCGGCAACTGGTGGAACACAACACCGCCACCAGCCTGCAGGTGGTCGCCGGCATCCTGGGCGGCGTGGTCTGGGCGCTGGAGCATCCGCGCGCGGGCGTGGTCGAGCCCGATGACCTGGATTACGAAGCCGTGCTGCGCGTCGCGCGGCCCTACCTGGGCGAACTGGTCGGCGTCTATGGCGACTGGACGCCGCTGGCGCAGCACTCGCCGCTGTATCCGGAGGCGGGCGATGAAGATCCCTGGCAGTTCGTCAACGTGCGCGTGCCGTAG
- a CDS encoding DUF2231 domain-containing protein: MLTPASIAKHPIHPMLITIPIGLWIFSFACDLIRYFGGTSPNWPVVALYAMVGGIIGALLAALPGLIDLLSLPSGIRRIALLHMGINLTVVALYVVNAWWRMRGAGAGAIVLSAIAIGLLVVSGWLGGKMVHVHGVGVQTPPAPSR, from the coding sequence ATGCTCACACCCGCCAGCATTGCCAAGCATCCGATCCATCCGATGCTGATCACCATCCCCATCGGCTTGTGGATCTTTTCCTTCGCCTGCGACCTGATCCGCTATTTCGGCGGCACCAGTCCCAACTGGCCGGTGGTGGCCCTGTACGCCATGGTCGGCGGCATCATTGGCGCCTTGCTCGCGGCGCTGCCCGGATTGATCGACCTGCTCTCGCTGCCCAGTGGCATCCGCCGCATTGCGCTGCTGCACATGGGCATCAACCTGACGGTAGTCGCGCTCTATGTCGTCAATGCCTGGTGGCGCATGCGCGGCGCAGGTGCCGGCGCGATCGTGCTGTCGGCGATCGCCATCGGCCTGCTGGTGGTGTCCGGTTGGCTGGGCGGGAAGATGGTGCACGTCCATGGCGTGGGCGTGCAGACGCCGCCGGCACCGTCGCGGTAA